The Streptomyces sp. HUAS MG91 sequence CACGTCGCCGGGTGCATTCTGCACAGCGACCGCGGATCGCAGGACGGATTCAACTGATCGTCGCAACACCTTGATCGGAAGGTGAAGCGATGGGTGCTGTGGAACGGCACAAGCAGGTACGGGCGTATCGGGGGTTGATGCCGTCGCCGGGCGGACCGTCGGTGGCCTGGCGCGAGGACAGGGTCAGGTTCTGGACGGCGATCGCTCGGGGTGCCAAGACCGAGGTTGCGTGCAGTGCTGCCGGGGTGTCCGGGCCGGTGGGATTCCGCTGGTTCCGGCACGCTGGCGGCGTGAATCCGTGTCTTGCTGATGAGGTGTCCGGGCGCTACGTGTCGTTCTCCGAACGGGAGGACATCGCTGTCTGGCATGCCCAGGGCGCCGGCGTCCGCGAGATCGCCCGCAGGCTCGGGCGGGCGCCGTCGACGGTCTCTCGTGAGCTGCGGCGCAATGCCTCCACCCGTACCTACACGCTGGACTACCGGGCCTCGACCGCGCAGTGGCACGCTGAACGCCGGGCCCGGCGCCCGAAGACAGCCAAGCTCGTGGGCAATGCGAGGCTGCGAGCCTATGTCCAGGCCCGCCTGGCGGGGGACGTGACCGACGCCGGAGGCAACCGTGTCGGCCCCGAGGGCCCGGCCTGGAAGGGGCGCAACAAGCCGCACCGCGGGGACAGAGGCTGGGTGACAGCATGGAGCCCGGAGCAGATCGCGCGACGCCTGCCCATCGAGTTCCCCGACGACGAGGACATGCGCATCAGCCACGAGGCGATCTACCAGGCGCTCTACGTCGAGGGACGTGGTGCGCTGAAACGCGAGCTGGTGGCCTGCCTGCGCACCGGACGGGCGCTGCGTGTTCCCCGGGCACGCAGCAGGCAGAAGGCGTGGGCCCACGTCACCGACAAGGTCCTCCTCAGCGAGCGTCCCGCCGAGGCCGAGGACCGTGCCGTTCCCGGGCATTGGGAGGGCGACCTCATCATCGGGCTGAAGCGCTCGGCGATCGGGACCCTCGTCGAGCGCACCACCAGGTTCACCATGCTGGTCCACCTGCCGCGTGAGGAGGGCTACGGCGTGATCCCGCGAGCGAAGAACGGCCCTGCCCTGGCCGGATACGGTGCCATCACGATGAAGGACGCCCTGGCCAGGACGATGACCACGCTGCCTGAGCTGCTCCTGCGGTCTCGCACCTGGGACCGCGGCAAGGAGCTGTCCGCACACGCCGCTTTCACGGTCGAGACCGGTATCCCTGTCTACTTCGCCGACCCCCACAGCCCCTGGCAACGCGGGACCAACGAGAACACCAACGGCCTGCTGCGTCAGTACTTCCCCAAGGGCACCGACTTGTCCCGCTGGAACAACGAAGAACTCGAGGCCGTTGCGGCCGTCTTCAACAACCGGCCCCGGAAAACCCTCGGGTGGCAAACCCCGGCTGAAGTGTTCACCAAGCAGCTACGATCGCTCCCACCAGCCAGCGTTGCGACGACCGATTGAATCCGTCCAGTTCCGGTCCCGGAAATACGTCCAGGCGCTCGACCGACACCGGATCACCGGCTCGATAGGGAGGGTCGGGGCGGCAGGCGACAACGCGGCCATGGAGTCCTTCTTCAGCCTGCTGCAGAAGAACGTCCTCGACCGCCGGCAGTGGGCCACCCGTGAAGAACTGCGGATCGCGATCGTGACCTGGATCGAGAGGACCTACCACCGACGCCGCAGACAAGCCTCCCTCGGCCGGCTCACACCCGTCGAGTTCGAGACCGTCATGACCACACCGGCCCTCCGGACCGCGTGACCACACCTGTCACCCAACCGTGCATCAGACCCTCCCTGCCTCGTGGCAGGCCGCTGGCACTTGGTGGCGGCGGTCGCGTTGACGTGCTCGGGGAAGGGCGCCGAACACCCTCAATCAGGTGAATGGTCAGATCCAACTCATGACGGCTCGTCCTGCCAGGCAATCCTGATGTGATCAGCATCCTGACCAGGAGGAACGTTGAGGAGAACGATCGCTATCGCCGCTGCTCTCGCCTCGCTCGGCCTTGCTGGCCTTCCAACCGCCGCGGACGCGCGGGAGACCTGGAACACTCACGAGAAATGTGTACAGACGGACTGGGACGGCCGCCGCATCCCCACGCGAACTGGTAACTCGGAGTTGGGGTGGAACCACTTCTCCCGGCCACACAACATCACGTCGTGCAAGCTCATCAAGGCCGCGCTTAACGGCAAGCCGGACAAGAAGTCCGACCAGCAGCGCAATCTCGAGTACTGGGGTTCGGCCATCCATAACGGGCGCCAGGTCGACTTCGTAGTCAAGGTGCGCTACGCAAAGGAGACCGACGACGGTCGGTACACCGCGCCGGGCACGAAAGGGAAGATCGGTGTGATCACCGCCTACTGCAGAGGGGTGCAGAAGTGCCCGTCATGGGTCAACAACTAGGGGCCGTCTCTTCAGAGGCTCTCGCCCGGACCCAGTGCGCCGTCGCGGTCGCACTGTGGCACTACACCGCCACACCAGTGGCCAAGCCGTACTACGTGCGCGGGTGCATCCCCGACCAAGATGAGCCGAGCGTGACTGTCGCCTTGTGGACCGGGCCTGAAGCACGTGAGAAGAGGAACCTCTTCCTGTCTATCCCGCTGGTATCTGGCGGGGTGCCTCTCTCGGCGACGCAGGTCATGGTGGGGCTGCTGCGTTTGGGCCGGGGCACGCACATGTTCGGTTTCACCGGCCGAAGATTCGACGGCAAGCGCGTCCTCGATGGCAGTTCACTGGTCGAGGATGTCAGGGCTGCTTCGCCTCTGAAAGAAACCAGGGAACCGCAGATGCCTCGGGGCTTCTATTTCGAACGGCCTGGACAGGTGAGGAAGTACTGAGCGTTTTCCAACCTCGGCTTGAGCTGGGGCCGCTGCTCGCACTGGAGCCGATGGCCCGGTCGGCCGATGTGGCGGACCGGCTATGGATCGTCGACGGCATCCCGGTTCCGGTCCGCGACCGGCACGCCGGTTCCTCCTCACGCAACTACCGGTTTCCGGCGAACGTGCAGGTCGTCGTGGCTGCCGACACCCGCCTGGTGATCGCCGCCGCCCGGCCGGTGCCGGGCACCACCGCGGACGCGCACGCCTGGCGGGCCTCCGGCCTGGCCGCGCGCTGCCAGGGCGTGACCGTCCTGGCAGACGGCGCCTACCTCAACTGCGGCATGGTCGCCCCGCACCGCAAACGCCCCCGACGGGCCCTGCTGCCGGGCGAGGAGGCCGACAACGCCGCCCATCGCAAGGTCCGCGCCCGGGTCGAGCACGTGATCGGCCGGATGAAGAACTACAAGGTCCTCCGCGACTGCCGGCAACACGGCGACGGCCTCCACCACGCCGTCCAGGCCATCTGTCGGCGTACAAGTGAACGTGCACCACCTCGTACGAAAGAGAACGCACCGTTGTTGATGCGCGGAGGGGCTGGAGCCGAAAGTCTGCTGCCGTCGGTTCGGGATCGGCGGAGGGCGGCTAGGCACTGTCCGGCGGATCATGTGACTGTCGGGCTGACTCGTCGTTGTGCTCGGCATGGGGCGGGGTGATCTGACGAATGCGGAGTGGGTGCGGCTGGAGCCGCATCTGCCGGCCGCCGGGCGACGCGGCGGTCGTTGGAGCGATCACCGAAAGATGGTCAACGGGATCCTCTTTCGCGTGCGGACCGGCATACCGTGGCGGGATCTTCCCGAGCGGTTCGGCAGCTGGAAAACCGTCTACGAACGGCACCGCCGCTGGTCGGCGGACGGCACCTGGGACCGGATCCTGCGTGCCGTCCAGGCCGACGCCGACCTGGCCAGCCGGCTCGACTGGACCATGGTCAGCGTCGACTCCACCTCGTGCCGAGCCCATCAGCACGCGGCCGGGGCCCGCAAGAAGGCACCACGCGTCCCGAAAAAAGATCGACGCCCCGAAACCACCGACCCGACGAGGGACTCGGACGGTCCCGGGGCGGCCTGACCTGCAAAATCCACCTCGCCGGTGAGGGAGGTTGCCGCCCGCTGGCCTTCCTGGTGACACCGGGCCAGTGGGGTGACGCACCGCAGATGATCGAGGTCCTGAAACGGATCCGGGTCCACCGCCCTCAGAGCGGCCACCCGCGAACCCGGCCGGACCACGTCGGTGGCGACAAGACACCCCATGCAGCTATCGGGTCAAGCAGCTGCGGTGAGTGGTGATGGTTTGGGTGGGGCGAATGCGATCGCTTCGTTGAACCTCTGGCGGGTGGTCAGGCAGTGGTGGAGCTGGCCGAGCATGCGGTTGAAGAGGTTCCGGAGAGCTGCGTAGTAGCGATCGCCGGTCTTTCGCCGACGGTTGTAGTGGTCGTGGGCGCCGGTTGAGGCAGTGAGTGCGGCGAAAGCCCAGTGCCGGCCGGTTGCGGCCAGGCGGCTGTTCTTGATCCGGCGGTGGCTGACGCGGCGGCTTTTTCCGGACTCGCGGGTCACGGGGGCGCTTCCGGCGTATGCCTTCAGATCGCGGGCTGTGTCGAACCGGGTGCGGTCGTCGCCGATTTCGGCGAGGAGACGGGCGCCGGTCAGCGCGGCGAGCCCCGGGAAACTCGTGATGATTTCCGCGTCGGGGTGCTGGAAGAAGAGTTCCTCGGTGGCGCTTGCCAGCTCGTCACAGGACCTGCAGGCGGCTTCGAGCTGGGCGAGCAAGGCAAGTGTTTGGTGTCCCATCGCCGTTTCCACCAGAGCTGGCTGGCGAAGCCAGGTCCGGCGGAAGACTTCGAGCAGGCGGTCGGTCTCGGCCTCGATCCGGCGCTGGCGGCCGGCCTGCTTGACCACGGCTTTGAGCTTGGTGCGGGCGAGCTTGGCGGCTTGGGCCTGCGTGGGCGCGATCGCCAGGATCGCTCGAGCTTCTCGAGCCAGCAGCTTCTCGCGCTTTTCGGCAAATGCTTCAAGGACTGCCGGGTAGTACTCGCGCAGGTGCGAGCGCAGACGATTGTGTGTCCGAGTGCGGTCCCAGACCGCGTCCTGCTGGGCTCTGGCGAGGACGGCGATCGCCCTGACCAGCTCGGTGTCGTCCGGTAGAGGCCGGTGGAGCTCTGCGTCGGTCCGCAGGATGTTCGCCAGCACGACGGCGTCCTGGTGGTCGGACTTTTTGCGGGAGACGGAATGCCGGTCTCGGTAGCGTGCCACGGCCATGGGGTTGTTCGAGAACACTTGGCGCCCGGAAGCCCGCAGACAGGCCACCATGAGCCCGCGCGAAGTCTCGATCGCGATCGGGATCGGATCGTCGGGGGTGTCTCCGTGTTCGGCCAGCAGACGGAGCAGGTCCTGGAAGCCCGTCGCGTCGTCGCTGACCCTGAGTTTGCCGAGCAGACGAGCGTCGCAGTCAAGCACCGCCACGTCGTGATGGTCTTCGGCCCAGTCGATTCCGCAGGTCACCTGCATGCGCGCCTCTTTTCGATACCTCGCTGACCGCCGGCCTCGAGCCGCGGCAGGACCACTCGGCGACCTAATAGAAGCGCTCGTCGGCGCACCACCCCATCAGCCGTCCGTGGCCCCAGCTGTTCTCAGGCTCCTCGCTCTCGTGAAGAGCTCCACGACTCCGGCTGATCAAGAGGTAGCCCTGGGAACGGCTCGAACCACGGCACGCTACGGCGGTCGACTTGCGAGCGGCAGGGGTCGCGCACGTGTCGCTCTTGTCGAAGCACTCAAGGCGCGGCATACAGCAAGACATCGCGCTCGACCCCTGCCCAGAGCTGATCCAACTCCCAGCCCTCGACGCCTATTAGGCATACAGCTCGCGGCGTAACCGCCGCTACCTGCGCAGACGCCAGATCAAGCACACGATTCCCGAGCCGAAGGACCAGCGAGCCAACCGCAAGCGCCGCGGCAGCAACGGCGGTCGTCCCACCGGCTTCGACAGCGAGATCTACAAGCGCCGCAACGAAGTCGGACGGACGATCAACCGGCTCAAGAACCACCGGGCCGTCGCCACTCGTTACGACAAACGCGCCTACGTCTTCCACGGCACCGTCGCCACCGCCGCGATCCGGCTCTGGCTCAGGGGCTGAGTAGACCTGCTGTCTCAGTCCCCGAGGAACCACAGGTAGAGGTGGTGTCCGTCGAGAACCGTCTGGCTTAGGTCCAGAAGCTCACGCGCGAACTCCTTCGTGACCACGCCGGGAGGCAAACGCGGCACTTCGGCCCGCAGGGTGACCACCTGGCGACTGTTGAAAACAGTGTCCGCATAGGGCAACAGGTGCCCCAGCATCGGAAACGCCGACTGGTCGAGACCCGCCAGCTCCGGCCCCCAGATCACACCGTGCTTGGCGCGAGCTTCGATCGTGCCGACCTCGCTGCGGACCTGGAGACCAATCATGCTTCGAGCCTACGGCTCCAAGATCCGCCGGACAGCACCTAGGCCCTAGGGCGCGTGCCCGAAAGCCCTGCCTGCCCCGCGGTGTCCGGCACACGCGCCCTAGGGCCTGTCCGGCGGATCTTGTCGCGGGCGCGGCGTCTGGCACGCCGACCTGCGGCGTTGTCGTCGGTTGCCGACGCTCCGCGTCGACGCCCTCCTCCGCCTTGCATCTCGACGCACCAGACCCCGCTCACCAGCACAGAAACGCGCGGGCCGACCGACTGCGACCTGATCCGCCGGACAGGCCCTAGCGCCCGATCTCCCTGCGTGACACGCGGCGCAGCCTGCGCCGCTGGGACGGGTCGAGCATCAGGTAGGCCACGGTGGGCACGCCCAGCACGATGAGCAGGGCCGCCCACCAGGGCAGCCAGATCAGCAGGATGATCCCGGCCGCCACGCCTCCCACGGCGATCTTCGTGTTCCTCGACATGTGTCTGGCCTCCTTCGGGGCGGCTCGCCCTCGGATGAGTGGAACGGGCTCGCCTCTGCTGTGAGAAACGGGCCCGCGTCGTCCACGGTTCCTGTGGACGACCCTGAGATGTCCCTGATGCCGCGCCACCACGGGCGCCCCGGAGGGGGCGCCCTGCGCGCGGGGGCGGCTCAGATGTCGGCCCGCAGCGGCTCTCCCACTTCATACATGTGCCGCAGTGCCTGGCGGTAGGAGTCGATGAGCCCGGTCTCGGTGAAGGGGATGCCGACCTTCCGGCAGTGCGCCTTGACCAGGGGCTGCGCGAGGCGCAGGTGGGGGCGGGGCATGCTGGGGAACAGGTGGTGCTCGATCTGGTAGTTGAGGCCGCCGAGGAACCAGTCGGTCAGAGCGCCGCCCTTGATGTTGCGCGAGGTGAGGACCTGGCGGCGCAGATGCCCCCACTTGTCGCCGTCGGGGTCGGGCATCTCCATGCCCTTGTGGTTGGGCGCGAAGGCCATCCCCAGGTGCAGCCCGAACAGCGCCTGGTGCAGTGCGGCGAAGGCGAGGGCGTGGCCGAGGGGCATGAGCGTCAGCAGCAGGGTGACGTAGCCGACGACATGGGTGACGAGGAGCGCGCCCTCGACCAGGCGCTCGCGTCCGCTCTGGCGGCGCAGGTCCTGGAAGCCCGACACCTTCAGGGCCAGGCCCTCCAGGAGCGTGAGCGGGAAGAACAGCCAGGCCTGGTGGCGGGTGAGCCAGCCGCGGAAACCGGTGCGCGCGGCGGCCTGCCCGCTGGTGAAGACGAGGACGTCGGCGGCGACGTCGGGATCCTTGTCGATGTGGTTCGGGTTCGCGTGGTGGCGGTTGTGTTTCTGGTTCCACCAGGAGTAGCTCATGCCGAGCAGCAGATTGCCGTGGACGAGACCGATCACGCGGCTCACGGAGCGGTTCGTCGTGATCTGGGAGTGGCCGGCGTCGTGCCCGATGAACGCGGTGCGCGCGCCGAGGACGGCGAGGACGGGGGCGAGCGCCAGCACCCACCAGGAGCCGCCGATGAGTGCCACACCTGTCACCACGGCCGCGAGAGCGAGGGCGTTGCCCGCGATGGTGCGCACGTACCAGCCGGAGCGCCGGTCGAGCAGCCCCTGACCCTTGACATCCCTCAGCAGAGGGGTGAATTCGCTGCTCGTGTCGGGCGGGGACGGCGGTGCGGCGACGGCAAGCGGCATGGCTGTTCTCCGGTCTGTGGTGGGCGGCGGCGAAGCGGCGGGCTACGCGTCGGCCCGACACCGAAGAACGTACGGAGCAGGGGCCTTCGGCAGCCATGGCGCCACCACCCGACCGGCACCGGGGGCAGGCCCACCGCGAGCGGGGGGTTAGCCACACCCTTAAGGGTTGGGTGATTCAGGTCACGACTGGAGGGTGTCCGTCCGGCGGGTCGCGCGGTGTACCCTCGGCGCCTCCAGAGCGGGTAGTCAAATTTGATGACTAAATCGGATGACCTTCGTGTCCGATGCCTTCGAGACAGTCCGATGCCTTCGAGACGGAAGAACGAGGAAGCAGCCATCTCCGAGCACACGCATCCCGCACCCACACCCGCCGAGACGGCGGAACTCGTCCGCTGCTGTGCCCTGTTCCTGCCCGCCGATCCGGCGCGCGCCTCGACCGTCGCCTTCTGGCACCCCGACGGCGACGAGGTGCCGCTGCCGGCGGCGGGCTCCCGGGTCCAGGTGCCCCTGGTGCTGCCCGGCGAGCAATTGACGGTGCCCGCCGTGGCCCTGCCGGTGCGGGCCGCGCTTCCGGTGCTCACACGCGCGCGGGCGGCCGCGCACGCCGATCCGACGACGGCCTTCTGGGGTGCCGCCGCCCTCCTGGCACTGCAACTCGCCGCCCGAGGACTGCTGTTGCCCGGACTGAGCGCCGAGGAGCACGACGCCTGGCGGTCGGGCCCGTTGAGCGCGGAGGATCTGGAGCGGGTGCGCGAGCTGGCCGCCGCGATGCCGCCGCAGGCGCACGCCGTCCCGCTGGAGGGGTACGAGCCGCCCCGGCTGCACGCCCCGGAGCGCCTGCTGCGGGCCTTCCTGGACGCGGTGGCCGACACGCTGCCGCGCTCCCCCGCCGCGCCGGCGGCCGCCGGGTCGGCCGTGTTCGCCGCGCGGAGTCCGCGCCGGGCGCCCGAGCTGCGTCCGTGGGCGGCGGACGTCGCGGCCGGGCACGACGCCGGGGTGCGGATCTCCCTGCGGGTGGAGGTGCTGGGTCTGGGGCAGGCCGACGACGAGGACGCGCGACCGGCGTTCCGGGCCGTGCCGCAGCTGCACAGCGTCGCCGATCCCACGCTGATGGCGGACGCGGCGGAGGTGTGGGCGGGCGGCGGCCCGGCGGCGCGGGCCTTCGGCGCACGGGCCCGGATGGACGCGCTGCTGGCACTGAGGCGCGCCTCGCGCGCGTGGGCACCGCTCGCCCCGCTGCTGTCGGCCGCCGTCCCCGACGCCGTCGAGCTGGCCGACGAGGAGGTCACCGAGCTGCTCGGGGACGGGGCGCGCGCCCTGTCGGCGGCGGGCGTCGAGGTCCACTGGCCGAAGGAACTCGCCCGGAAGCTGACGGCACGCGCGGTGATCGGGCCGCCCGACGGGGCCGGCGGGGACCGGCTCGCGTCGGCCGCGCCGTCGTTCCTGTCCGCCGACGCGCTGCTCGCGTTCGACTGGTGGTTCGCCCTCGGGGACCAGGAGTTGAGCCGTGCCGAGCTGGACCGGCTCGCCGAGGCGAACCGGCCGGTGGTGCGGCTGCGCGACCAATGGGTACTGATCGATCCGGACGAGGCGCGGCGCGCCCGCGCCCATCAGGACCGCAAGATCACCCCGGTCGACGCGCTGAGCGCCGTTCTGACGGGCTCGACGGAGGTGGACGGCCGCCGGGTCGAGGTACGCCCGACGGGCTGGCTGGAGGGGCTGCGGGACCGGCTGGCGGACCCCGAGGGGGCGGATCCGGGCCAGCGGATCGAGCAGCCCGCCGCGCTCGCCGCCGAACTCCGCGACTACCAGCTGCGCGGCCTGAACTGGCTGGCCCGGATGACCTCGCTGGGCCTGGGGGCCTGTCTCGCCGACGACATGGGCCTCGGCAAGACGATCACGCTCATCGCGCTGCACCTGCACCGGCAGTCGGCGCCCGAGACCGCGGGCCCGACCCTGGTGGTGTGCCCGACCTCCCTGATGGGCAACTGGCAGCGCGAGATCGAGAGGTTCGCGCCGGGCACCCCGGTGCGCCGGTTCCACGGCGGTCGCCGGTCCCTGGAGGACCTGGCGGACGGCGAGTTCGTCCTCACCACGTACGGGACGATGCGCCTCGACGCCGCCCAACTGGCCGCCGTGTCCTGGGGCATGGTCGTCACCGACGAGGCCCAGCACGTGAAGAACCCCTTCTCGGCGACGGCGAGGGAACTGCGCACCATCGGCGCACGCGCGCGTGTGGCGCTCACCGGCACCCCCGTGGAGAACAACCTCTCCGAGCTGTGGGCGATCCTCGACTGGACCACCCCCGGTCTGCTGGGCAGACTCGGCACCTTCCGCACGCGGTACGCGCAGGCCGTCGAGGGCGGCAAGGATCCCGCGGCCGCCGAACGCCTCGCCCGTTTGGTGCGGCCCTTCCTGCTGCGGCGCCGCAAGTCGGATCCGGGCATCGCGCCCGAACTGCCGCCCAAGACCGAGACCGACCGGGCGGTGTCGCTGACCAAGGAGCAGACGGGCCTGTACGAGGCCGTGGTGCGCGAGACGCTGGCGGAGATCTCGGGCGCCGAGGGGTTCGAGCGGCGCGGTCTCGTCGTCAAACTGCTGACGGCCCTGAAGCAGATCTGCAACCACCCGGCGCAGTACCTCAAGGAGGACCGGCCGCGCATCGCCGGCCGCTCCGGGAAGCTGGAGCTGCTGGACGAACTCCTGGACACGATCCTCGCCGAGGACGCGGGCGTGCTGGTCTTCACGCAGTACGTGCAGATGGCCCGCCTGGTGGAGCGGCACCTGGCGGACCGCGGCATCGCGAGCCAGTTCCTGCACGGCGGCACCCCGGTCGCGCGGCGCGAGGACATGGTGCGGCGCTTCCAGGACGGCGAGGTGCCCGTCTTCCTGCTCTCCCTGAAGGCGGCCGGTACGGGTCTCAATCTCACGCGCGCGGAACACGTCGTGCACTACGACCGCTGGTGGAACCCGGCCGTCGAGGCCCAGGCCACCGACCGCGCGTACCGGATCGGGCAGACGCGCCCCGTCCAGGTGCACCGGCTGATCACGGAGGGCACGATCGAGGACCGCATCGCCGAGATGCTCGTCCGCAAGCGGGAGCTGGCGGACGCCGTGCTGGGGGCGGGCGAGGCGGCTCTCACCGAGCTCAGCGATGCCGAACTGGCCGATCTGGTGGAACTGCGAGGGGGATCCCGATGAGCGACCCGTACCCGTACGAGGACCAGGAGGCGTTCGACGAGGCCGCCGACGCCCGGGAGCGCGTCTTCGCCGCCCTGCCTCCCGCTCAGGGCCGGGGCTTCGCGGTCACCTGGTGGGGCCGGGCCTGGCTGAAGGCCCTGGAGGACACCGCCCTCGAACTGGCCCAGCTCAAAGCGGGCCGCAGGCTGGCACGGGCCGGGGCGGTCGGCGCGGTGTCGGTGCGGCCGGGGCGGATCACCGCCGTCGTACGGGACCGCGGCGGCGCGCTGCACCGGTCCGACGTGCTGCTGCACCAGCTGGACGGCGACGACTGGGACCGCCTCCTGGACATGGCCGTCGAGCGGTCGGGGTACATCGCCGCGCTCCTCGACCGTGAGATGCCGCCGCACCTGGTGGAGGACGCGGCGGCGGCCGGTGTGGAACTCCTGCCGGGGATCGGCGACTTGGAGCCGCGGTGCGACTGTGACGCGTGGGACCACTGCGCGCACACGACCGCGCTGAGCTATCAGGTGGCCCGGCTGCTCGACCAGGATCCGTTCGTGCTGCTTCTGCTGCGCGGGCGGGACGAGCGGTCCCTGCTGGACGAGCTCCAGGTGCGCAGCGCGGCCGCCGCCGACCCCGCGCCGTCCGGCCGGGAGGACGGCGCGGCCGAGGGTGTGGACGCCGCGGACGCCTACGCGTCGGCGTTCGTCCTGCCGCCGCTGCCCACGCCGCCGTCCCTGCCGGCCGAGCCCGGGCTGCCGCCGGTCCTGGACACCGAGACGGCGCCGCCCGGGGACACGGACGTCGACGCGCTGGAGTTCCTGGCGGCGCAGGCCGCCGCCGAGGCCCACCGGCTGCTCGCCGACGCCGTCGCCACCGGCCATCAGCAGCGTCCCGTGCCGGAGGAGCTGACGCCCTCGGCGGATGCCGCGCGGCTGGCCGCGGCGGCGCCGCCGGAGCACATCGCCGTCCGGCTCGCGCGCGCGACGGGCCGGGACCGGGAGGGTCTCGCGCTGGCGGCCCGCGCCTGGGAGTACGGGGGCGTCGCCGCTCTGACCGTCCTGGAGGACGCCTGGACTCCCGACGCGAAGAGTGCGGCACGCGCGCGTGCCGCGCTGGATGCGGCGTGGGAGGAGGACGAGCGGCCGGCGCTCAAGGGCTCGCGTGGGCGCTGGACGGTCTCGGACGGGGCCGGCCAGCTGCGGCTGGGGCGCGACGGGCGGTGGTGGCCGTACCGCAAGGAGCGGGGCCGCTGGGCCCCCGCGGGGCCCGCCGCCTCAGACCCGGCGGCGGCGCTCGCCACCGCGCTGGGCACCGGCCAGGGCTGAGGACGGGCAGGCCACGGCACCTGCCGCGCGACCGGCATGGAGTAGTCCGACGGGACGAACGGCGCGCGGCGGGTGATCGTGAATGAACCTCCCTGCGACGGGGAGGTCCACTCAGCCGGGGGGCGACCAGAAGGCGCAGGCTCATGGCCACTTTGTGCAGACCCGCTGTCTCCGTGCCCGAACACGTCATCACCATGGAAGAGACGCTCGCTCTGGCACGCTCCCACCACGCCGACCACCCGCAACTTCCGCTGGCGCTCCGCCTGATCGAGAACACGGGCGTACAGACCCGGCACCTCGTGCAGCCCATCGAGGAGACGCTGAAGCACCCCGGGTTCGAGGACCGCAACACGCTCTACCAGGCGGAGGCCAAGGCCCGGGTGCCCGCCGTGGTGCGGCGGGCGCTGGACGACGCGCAGCTCAGGGCCGCCGACATCGACGTGATCATCTATGTGTCCTGCACGGGCTTCATGATGCCGTCGCTGACCGCGTGGCTGATCAACGAGATGGACTTCTCCAGCGACACCCGCCAGATACCGATAGCGCAGCTGGGCTGCGCCGCGGGCGGCGCGGCGGTGAACCGGGCGCACGACTTCTGCACGGCCTACCCGGAGGCGAACGCGCTGATCGTGGCCTGCGAGTTCTGCTCCCTGTGCTACCAGCCGACCGACCTGGGCATCGGCTCGCTGCTGTCGAACGGGCTGTTCGGCGACGGGGTCGCGGCGGCCGTGGTGCGCGGGCGCGGCGGAACGGGCATCACCCTGGAGCGCAACGGCTCGTACCTCATCCCGAAGACCGAGGACTGGATCGCGTACGACGTCCGTGCCACCGGGTTCCACTTCCTGCTCGACAAGCGGGTGCCGACCACGATGGAGCCGCTCGCTCCGGCGCTCCAGGAGCTGGCGGGACTGCACGGCTGGAACGCCTCTGAGCTGGACTTCTACATCATTCACGCGGGCGGCCCGCGCATCCTGGACGACCTCAGCAAGTTCCTCCAGGTCCCGCCGAACGCGTTCCGCTTCAGCCGGGCCACGCTCACGGAGTACGGCAACATCGCCAGTGCCGTGGTCCTGGACGCGTTGCGCCGGCTCTTCGACGAGGGCGGCGCGCACGACACGGCCCGCGGCATGCTCGCCGGGTTCGGCCCCGGGATCACCGCCGAGATGTCGCTGGGCCGCTGGCAGCGCTCGGACGACCGTGAGCCGCTCGTGGAGGCCGTCGTATGACCGACATGACCGAGGAG is a genomic window containing:
- a CDS encoding IS30 family transposase, whose amino-acid sequence is MGAVERHKQVRAYRGLMPSPGGPSVAWREDRVRFWTAIARGAKTEVACSAAGVSGPVGFRWFRHAGGVNPCLADEVSGRYVSFSEREDIAVWHAQGAGVREIARRLGRAPSTVSRELRRNASTRTYTLDYRASTAQWHAERRARRPKTAKLVGNARLRAYVQARLAGDVTDAGGNRVGPEGPAWKGRNKPHRGDRGWVTAWSPEQIARRLPIEFPDDEDMRISHEAIYQALYVEGRGALKRELVACLRTGRALRVPRARSRQKAWAHVTDKVLLSERPAEAEDRAVPGHWEGDLIIGLKRSAIGTLVERTTRFTMLVHLPREEGYGVIPRAKNGPALAGYGAITMKDALARTMTTLPELLLRSRTWDRGKELSAHAAFTVETGIPVYFADPHSPWQRGTNENTNGLLRQYFPKGTDLSRWNNEELEAVAAVFNNRPRKTLGWQTPAEVFTKQLRSLPPASVATTD
- a CDS encoding DEAD/DEAH box helicase, producing MPSRRKNEEAAISEHTHPAPTPAETAELVRCCALFLPADPARASTVAFWHPDGDEVPLPAAGSRVQVPLVLPGEQLTVPAVALPVRAALPVLTRARAAAHADPTTAFWGAAALLALQLAARGLLLPGLSAEEHDAWRSGPLSAEDLERVRELAAAMPPQAHAVPLEGYEPPRLHAPERLLRAFLDAVADTLPRSPAAPAAAGSAVFAARSPRRAPELRPWAADVAAGHDAGVRISLRVEVLGLGQADDEDARPAFRAVPQLHSVADPTLMADAAEVWAGGGPAARAFGARARMDALLALRRASRAWAPLAPLLSAAVPDAVELADEEVTELLGDGARALSAAGVEVHWPKELARKLTARAVIGPPDGAGGDRLASAAPSFLSADALLAFDWWFALGDQELSRAELDRLAEANRPVVRLRDQWVLIDPDEARRARAHQDRKITPVDALSAVLTGSTEVDGRRVEVRPTGWLEGLRDRLADPEGADPGQRIEQPAALAAELRDYQLRGLNWLARMTSLGLGACLADDMGLGKTITLIALHLHRQSAPETAGPTLVVCPTSLMGNWQREIERFAPGTPVRRFHGGRRSLEDLADGEFVLTTYGTMRLDAAQLAAVSWGMVVTDEAQHVKNPFSATARELRTIGARARVALTGTPVENNLSELWAILDWTTPGLLGRLGTFRTRYAQAVEGGKDPAAAERLARLVRPFLLRRRKSDPGIAPELPPKTETDRAVSLTKEQTGLYEAVVRETLAEISGAEGFERRGLVVKLLTALKQICNHPAQYLKEDRPRIAGRSGKLELLDELLDTILAEDAGVLVFTQYVQMARLVERHLADRGIASQFLHGGTPVARREDMVRRFQDGEVPVFLLSLKAAGTGLNLTRAEHVVHYDRWWNPAVEAQATDRAYRIGQTRPVQVHRLITEGTIEDRIAEMLVRKRELADAVLGAGEAALTELSDAELADLVELRGGSR
- a CDS encoding acyl-CoA desaturase, encoding MPLAVAAPPSPPDTSSEFTPLLRDVKGQGLLDRRSGWYVRTIAGNALALAAVVTGVALIGGSWWVLALAPVLAVLGARTAFIGHDAGHSQITTNRSVSRVIGLVHGNLLLGMSYSWWNQKHNRHHANPNHIDKDPDVAADVLVFTSGQAAARTGFRGWLTRHQAWLFFPLTLLEGLALKVSGFQDLRRQSGRERLVEGALLVTHVVGYVTLLLTLMPLGHALAFAALHQALFGLHLGMAFAPNHKGMEMPDPDGDKWGHLRRQVLTSRNIKGGALTDWFLGGLNYQIEHHLFPSMPRPHLRLAQPLVKAHCRKVGIPFTETGLIDSYRQALRHMYEVGEPLRADI
- a CDS encoding IS110 family transposase — its product is MQVTCGIDWAEDHHDVAVLDCDARLLGKLRVSDDATGFQDLLRLLAEHGDTPDDPIPIAIETSRGLMVACLRASGRQVFSNNPMAVARYRDRHSVSRKKSDHQDAVVLANILRTDAELHRPLPDDTELVRAIAVLARAQQDAVWDRTRTHNRLRSHLREYYPAVLEAFAEKREKLLAREARAILAIAPTQAQAAKLARTKLKAVVKQAGRQRRIEAETDRLLEVFRRTWLRQPALVETAMGHQTLALLAQLEAACRSCDELASATEELFFQHPDAEIITSFPGLAALTGARLLAEIGDDRTRFDTARDLKAYAGSAPVTRESGKSRRVSHRRIKNSRLAATGRHWAFAALTASTGAHDHYNRRRKTGDRYYAALRNLFNRMLGQLHHCLTTRQRFNEAIAFAPPKPSPLTAAA